Part of the Leptolyngbya sp. BL0902 genome, CGAGACTGTCAATCTTGCCTAGAAGCCAAACTTGCGCTAATCCCTGTTCCCGGCAACGAAGCAATCAGGGTTTGATGGATCGCCCCTGGGGCCATGCCACTGCCTTAGGCAAAATAATCCTCCCGTAGGAGATGACCTTAAGTTTTCCACAGGTTATCCTCAAAGCCTGAGAACCCGTTTTTTCCTGTGGAGAACTCCAGCACTTCTGTGGAAAACCTGGGGAAAGATCTGGGGAAACTCAGCTAAAATAAAAACTTTTGTAACATTTCAGGGTTTAGGGGATTGACAATCGAGGGGGATTGCTGGGCTAGGTTGATGCTTTTTTACCCTTCACTGGATCTACCGATCTCTTCATGGAATAGAGGGGTGAGTCTTACCATCGCGCCCCCGCCCAACCCTCTGGAGAGCAGCCCAACCCTAGGGCTCCAGAATGCGCTGGGGTTAGGGCTCCTTGAGCATTGGAGCCCCCTAGGCTGATGTGTGGGCTTTGGGGATTGGGGATAGCCAGCCACCATTGTCGGCCTACCCAGCGTCGTCATCCATGGGCTGGCGATGCTGGCGTGCAGGCCCTAGACCCCAGGTTGTGATGGCCAACAGCAGCCCTAGTGCTAAGGTTTGGAGGGTTTCTGAGAAGGGGCGAGGGGTCTGCCAATCGAAGGCCTCCTGACCTTGACCCGACAGAAAGCTGCGGAGCCCCTGGACAACCGCATCGGGGGTGAGGGGCGTCTGCCATTCCGACAGCGTGAGGTGTTGCTGGGCTCCCACTAAGGTTAATCGGTGGCAAAAGCGCACACCGCCTTGGGGAATGTTGTCGCAAAGGCGGGACGCCAGGGTAAAGTCTGTCCAGTCTAAGGTTGTGTGCTGTGCAGGAAGCCAGCCCAGTCTACGGCCTCGCTCCAGTTGGCAATGGGCCACGGCGGGCGCGCCCGCTGAGGGGGCTGGGCAGTGGAGGCGCAGAGCCTTGCCGGGACTAGCTCCGTAGAGGCAGAACAGGAGGACACAAACAACGACCACCCCAGCAAGGCGCGGCACGACACGGGGTGGGGCGATCATCCTGGCTTAGGCTCCAACAAGACTCAGTTTCCAGCTAGAGGGCAGACGCGAGGATCTAGTAGTCCAGTTCTTCCTCGTATTCGGTGACTTTTTTCTTCTGGGGAATATTGATGGGAGTTGGCGTGTAGGGTTCAGCGTCGGCTTCCTCCGTCCAGGTTTCCTCCGCCACCTCTTGGTAGCTGGCATCGCTCACGTCGTAGGAGGATGGCACGGGGGGAGTGTCATCCCAGTTAGCATCTAGACTAGCGGCTCGGTAGGCTTCGGCAGCTTGGGCGCGGGCCACGGGCTCCTCCACCAGTTCTGGTTGTCCCCAGTCGTCATCACTCCATCGCTCCTCAGCGGCGGGGGTGCGGGTTTTGGTCAACTCTGTGGGTGCTTGAACTCCAGAGGGCAACTGGTTGGCGGTTGAAACGGGCATGATGTACTCGCTGTCGCTGGTGCGTTCCCAGGGGGCGCTGCCGATGCCTAAGCGTTCTAGGAGCCCAACGCTGAGCTGTACCATTTTTTCCTCGGCCCCTTCAAAGACAATCAGCCGATCGGGGCCGCTGCTGACGACTTCATCAATGGAAAGCTCGTAGGTGCTGATCACTTGGTCTGGAATTTGAGGTAGGCCAAAGGACGCCACCACAATGGTTTCGAGGCGACCGTTGGTGACGTCAAACTTAAAGCCTCGCACCCGCCCTAGGGGTTCCCCCGTTTCGGTGATGACTTCGCAGTTGACCAAGGTGCTGTAGGGGCCGATGTTAACCTCATCGTCTAAAACGGTGTCGTCGTCTACCAAAATGACGTCCCCAATTTGGCGAATACTGCTGAGGGGCATAATTTGCAGCGGGGCAGACACCAGGCTCGACATGATATTGTCTCGGAGCCCCACCGCCACCACTTCGCGCTGATCGACATCGACCCAAACTTGACTGACAATGCCAAGGCGCTGGCCAGAGTTACGTGTGATGACCTGGGTTCCCAGGAAGTCAGAGCGGAGGCGATATTTGTCTAAGGTCATGTCAGGTTTATCTCGTTTGCCGAGAGGCTAGATCGCTAGGGAAACATTGAGCCATTCTCAGACCAAGGCTGATGGATGGCGGAGCGGGGTGTTACGGTGCTGGGTCTAAGCACGGGCTAATCCGCCCCTGGCTTGAATGACTATCTTAAACAGAATCGCACTATTTTACAGGACGGAAGACCGAACCGCTAGCAACCGCAATCTGGCGGATCCACAAATAGACTATGGCCCTAGCTGCACCTCCTAGCCGGGTCACTTTCGGCGGCGGCTCTGGTTGTATTCCCGGTAGGAGTTAGCTAATGTATCAGAATGATGGAGACATCACTGTCCTCTTCCTGCGCTGAGCGTTTAGGTGATTGTGCGTACCTATAAGAGCCAGAAGATCGACCCCCAGTCCGACTACCCTTGCCCCTGTCGCCGCAGTGGTCGCCTACAGCCCATCATCCTCACCGAGGCCTTTGGGTGTGATCGCTGCCAGCAAATTTTTGTGGTGCAGGACGATGGCTATGTCATGGAGCAGCTTTCCACCCACTACCCCTACAAACGAGCTTGGCGCTGGACTGGCCAACAGTGGCGGCTAGACCGATCTGCCCTCAACCTGAGCTACCCTTCGCTCTTGGTGATGACCTCCTTTGTGTTGATGGCCTTTTTTCTCATTTTGGCCACCCTTCAGTCTCCCCAGGGAACGAGAGCCCTGACCCATCTGCTGATGACCATGGGAGTATTAGCTCCCTTGGGTTTTGTGTTCTGGCTAGCCTCTCGCCGTTAGCCCTCAACGAGAAAACGATGGTGACTCCCGGATCCCAAGAGGAACTTAGTGCAGCGGTCGGTGAGGTAGCCCAGGCGGGGTGCAACCTTTGGCTAGGGGGCGTAGAGGCCCAAAGCCAGATTCTAGAGGCCATGGCCGATCAGCTGGAGGCCGCACAGAATGACATCCTGGAGGCAAACACCCTCGATTTAGAAGCAAGTCTAGAAATGGCCGTCCCCGATCTGGTGCTGGACTGGCTGAAATTGACCCCCGAACGCCTCCACATTGCCAGTAAAATTCTCAGGCGACTCGCCTTTCTGGGCGATCCCCGTTGGCTGAATGCCTTGCCCGCCAGCCGCTGGGCCAAGGATGCCGCAGGCTATAGCCAGGTGGTGCCCGTGGGGGTGGTGGCCTTTGTGTATGAAGCCTTTCCAGAACTGGCCGCGATCATGGCT contains:
- a CDS encoding PRC-barrel domain-containing protein — translated: MTLDKYRLRSDFLGTQVITRNSGQRLGIVSQVWVDVDQREVVAVGLRDNIMSSLVSAPLQIMPLSSIRQIGDVILVDDDTVLDDEVNIGPYSTLVNCEVITETGEPLGRVRGFKFDVTNGRLETIVVASFGLPQIPDQVISTYELSIDEVVSSGPDRLIVFEGAEEKMVQLSVGLLERLGIGSAPWERTSDSEYIMPVSTANQLPSGVQAPTELTKTRTPAAEERWSDDDWGQPELVEEPVARAQAAEAYRAASLDANWDDTPPVPSSYDVSDASYQEVAEETWTEEADAEPYTPTPINIPQKKKVTEYEEELDY